In Anas platyrhynchos isolate ZD024472 breed Pekin duck chromosome 24, IASCAAS_PekinDuck_T2T, whole genome shotgun sequence, the following are encoded in one genomic region:
- the LOC106019797 gene encoding CCN family member 2, producing the protein MSGSVGTVTWTLFLLLLAPGWVEPQACTYPCQCPSQPLQCPAGTSHVLDACGCCKVCARQLGELCSLQKPCDHHKGLYCDFSKIHRGSGICLAHEGATCDLLGKIYHNGESFQPTCKLQCICMDGAIGCIPLCSDDLRLPSPECPNPRRVKFRNKCCEEWVCEEGSEENRFETAMAVFREDPARKLELNNVQENCLVQTTEWSACSKSCGMGISARVTTNNPQCRLEKETRLCMVRPCDFPMEKTKKGKKCVRTPKPRQSLHFEFSGCTSTRSYRPKFCGSCTDGRCCTPYVTSTVEVEFRCPEGDFFQRKMMFIKMCSCHYDCPRDNDIFLATYHRRMIGDHVKTERQ; encoded by the exons ATGTCCGGCAGCGTGGGGACGGTGACCTGGAccctgttcctcctcctcctcgcaccTGGCTGG GTAGAACCGCAGGCCTGCACGTACCCCTGCCAGTGTCCCTCGCAGCCTCTGCAGTgccctgctggcaccagccaCGTGTTGGATGCCTGCGGCTGCTGCAAGGTGTGTGCCAGGCAGCTCGGCGAGCTCTGTTCCCTTCAGAAGCCCTGCGATCACCACAAGGGACTCTACTGCGACTTCTCCAAAATCCACAGAGGCAGCGGGATCTGCTTAG ctcACGAGGGTGCGACGTGCGACCTGCTGGGCAAGATCTACCACAACGGGGAGAGCTTCCAGCCCACCTGCAAGCTGCAGTGCATCTGCATGGACGGCGCCATCGGCTGCATCCCCCTGTGCTCCGACGACCTGCGGCTGCCGTCCCCCGAGTGCCCCAACCCCCGGCGGGTGAAGTTCCGCAATAAATGCTGCGAGGAGTGGGTCTGCGAGGAGGGCAGCGAGGAAAACCGCTTCGAAACAGCCATGGCAG TTTTCAGGGAGGACCCAGCACGCAAGCTGGAGCTGAACAACGTGCAGGAGAACTGCTTGGTGCAGACCACCGAGTGGAGCGCCTGCTCCAAGAGCTGCGGCATGGGCATCTCTGCGCGGGTCACCACCAACAACCCCCAGTGTCGCCTGGAGAAGGAGACCCGGCTCTGCATGGTCCGGCCCTGCGACTTCCCCATGGAGAAAACCAAG AAGGGGAAGAAGTGCGTGCGGACCCCGAAGCCACGCCAGAGCCTCCACTTCGAGTTTTCGGGCTGCACCAGCACCCGTTCCTACCGGCCCAAGTTCTGCGGCAGCTGCACGGACGGCCGCTGCTGCACCCCGTACGTCACCAGCACGGTGGAGGTGGAGTTCCGCTGCCCCGAGGGGGACTTCTTCCAGAGGAAGATGATGTTCATCAAGATGTGCTCCTGCCACTACGACTGCCCGCGAGACAACGACATCTTCCTGGCCACCTACCACCGGAGGATGATCGGAGACCACGTCAAGACGGAGCGGCAGTAG